Proteins from one Desmodus rotundus isolate HL8 chromosome 9, HLdesRot8A.1, whole genome shotgun sequence genomic window:
- the WDR81 gene encoding WD repeat-containing protein 81 isoform X1 produces MAPGSRGREVTLTSRVEGWSPPPSPDMLDLLQSVERDLNIDARQLAPAPGGNHVVALVPARWLASLRERRPPGPCPRAEGLSEAEVRTLLQRSVHRLPPGWTRVEVHGLRKRRLSYLLSGGLTFEEGPCSPETLNRFMKDVAAQNYRNLWRHAYHTYGQPYSHSPAPSAVPALDSIRQALQRVYGCSFMPVGDTTQCPSYAREGPCPPRASPACPSLLRAEALLESLDMLYVVHPYVQFTLHDVVTFSPAKLTNSQAKVLFILFRVLRAMDACHRHGLACGALSLHHIAVDEKLCSELRLDLSAYEKLEEDENEETPVARDGAGTDCREEGGGGPGCPSCQEELRGLVLDWVHGRISNFHYLMHLNRLAGRRQGDPNYHPVLPWVVDFTIPHGRFRDLRKSKFRLNKGDKQLDFTYEMTRQAFVAGGAGGGEPPHVPHHISDVLSDITYYVYKARRTPQSVLCGHVRAQWEPHEYPASMERMQSWTPDECIPEFYTDPSIFCSIHPDMPDLDVPAWCGSSQEFVAAHRVLLESREVSQDLHHWIDLTFGYKLQGKEAVKEKNVCLHLVDAHTHLANYGVVQLFDQPHPQRLAGTPALAPEPPLIPRLLFQTIQESIGREDFPGQLTNGVGRLVLEATPCEAGWVRDRPVAGEDDLEQGTEALDSISLAGKAGDQLGPSSCSSSQTSSGLLSFSVASATRPGRRNKVAGADPGEGEEGKILLPEGFNPVQALEELEKLGNFLTKGLGGQLEVPEPPQVQPTVQLRDFFHRDMQALGVLLAEMVFATRVRTLQPDVPLCGRFEAVRGLCTRHSKEVPVSLQPVLDMLLQLSGPEGPVGAKRSKMGPLFEYRPVSQGLPPSGPAQLLSPFSSVVPFPPYFPALHKFILIYQARHVEDEAQGRELVFALWQQLGAVLSDITPEGLEILLPFVLSLMSEEHTAVYTAWYLFEPVAKALGPKNANKYLLKPLIGAYESPCRLHGRFYLYTDCFVAQLIVRLGLQAFLIHLLPHVLQVLAGVEASQEESKGLAGAAEDEESELPGARPSSCAFGEEIQMDGEPAASSGLGLPDYTSGVSFHDQADLSETEDFQAGLYVAESPQPQEPEAVSLGQLSDKSSASEASLGEERAADEGGAPVDKSSLRSGDSSQDLKQSEGSEEEEEGCVVLEEEEEEEEEGEQDEVTGTSELTLSNTVLSMDTVVTGDGGAHGEEEEPLNEQSEGQEQKILLDTACKMVRWLSAKLGPTVASRHVARNLLRLLTSCYVGSTRQQFTVSSGESLPLSAGNIYQKRPVLGDIVSGPVLSCLLHIAHLYGEPVLTYQYLPYISYLVAPGSTSGPSRLNSRKEAGLLAAVTLTQKIIVYLSDTTLMDILPRISHEVLLPVLSFLTSLVTGFPSGAQARTVLCMKTISLIALICLRIGQEMVQQHLSEPVATFFQVFSQLHELRHQDLKVDPLGRSEGQLPEVVFSDGQQRLVDPTLLDELQKVFTLEMAYTIYVPFSCLLGDIIQKIIPNHELVGELAGLYLESISPNSCSPASVEPTVPSTGLESDPQGGGCPQDDSHSGTFGSVLVGNRIQIPDDSQPESPGPLGPISGVGSGGLGSESEDNALKLELPRSAHVLSGNWLAYWQYEIGVSQQDAHFHFHQIRLQSFPGHSGAVKCVTPLSSEDFFLSGSKDRTVRLWPLYNSGDGTSETAPRLIYAQHRKSVFFVGQLEAPQHVVSCDGAVHVWDPFTGKTLRIVEPLDSRVPLTAVAVMPSPHTSITMASSDSTLRFVDCRKPGLQHEFRLGGGLNPGLVRSLAVSPSGRSVVAGFSSGFMVLLDTRTGLVLRGWPAHEGDILQIKAAEGSVLVSSSSDHSLTVWKELEQKPTHHYKSASDPIHTFDLYGSEVITGTVANKIGVCSLLEPPSQATTKLSSENFRGTLTSLSLLPTKRHLLLGSDNGVIRLLA; encoded by the exons ATGGCCCCGGGAAGCAGGGGACGGGAAGTCACTCTTACCTCCAGGGTCGAGGGCTGGTCCCCGCCCCCAAGCCCTGACATGTTGGACCTGCTCCAGAGCGTGGAAAGGGACTTGAACATCGATGCCCGGCAACTGGCTCCAGCCCCCGGGGGTAACCACGTGGTGGCCCTAGTGCCGGCGCGCTGGCTGGCCAGCCTCCGCGAGCGCCGGCCCCCCGGGCCCTGCCCCCGAGCAGAGGGCCTGAGTGAAGCGGAAGTGAGGACTCTTCTGCAACGATCCGTGCACAGGCTGCCTCCAGGCTGGACGCGAGTAGAGGTGCACGGACTGCGGAAAAGGAGGCTGTCCTACCTGCTGAGCGGCGGCCTGACCTTTGAAGAGGGGCCCTGCAGCCCTGAGACCCTCAATCGCTTCATGAAGGATGTGGCTGCCCAAAATTATCGCAACCTGTGGCGCCATGCATATCACACTTATGGGCAGCCCTATAGTCATAGCCCTGCCCCCTCAGCTGTCCCTGCCCTGGACTCAATAAGACAGGCTCTGCAGAGGGTCTATGGCTGCTCTTTCATGCCAGTGGGTGACACTACCCAATGCCCATCATATGCCAGAGAGGGCCCCTGTCCTCCGCGGGCCAGCCCGGCCTGCCCCAGTCTTTTGAGAGCTGAGGCCCTGCTGGAGTCGCTGGACATGCTGTATGTGGTGCACCCGTATGTGCAGTTCACCCTGCATGATGTGGTCACCTTCAGCCCTGCCAAGCTGACCAACAGCCAAGCCAAGGTGCTCTTCATTCTCTTCCGTGTGTTAAGGGCCATGGATGCCTGTCACCGCCATGGACTGGCCTGTGGGGCCCTATCTTTGCACCACATCGCTGTGGATGAGAAACTTTGCAGTGAGCTCCGGCTGGATTTGAGTGCTTATGAGAAGCTAGAGGAGGATGAGAACGAGGAGACCCCTGTAGCAAGGGACGGGGCAGGCACTGactgcagagaggagggaggaggaggacctGGGTGTCCTTCCTGCCAAGAGGAACTTAGGGGCCTTGTGCTAGACTGGGTCCATGGCCGAATCAGCAACTTCCACTACCTCATGCACCTGAATCGGTTGGCGGGTCGGCGGCAGGGGGATCCCAACTACCACCCAGTATTGCCCTGGGTGGTGGACTTCACCATACCCCATGGGCGCTTCCGAGACCTGCGCAAGTCCAAGTTCCGCCTCAACAAGGGGGATAAGCAGCTGGACTTCACATATGAGATGACGCGGCAGGCGTTTGTAGCAGGTGGTGCGGGTGGCGGGGAGCCACCTCATGTTCCTCATCACATCTCAGATGTGCTGTCTGACATCACATACTATGTGTATAAGGCTCGGCGCACACCCCAGTCAGTGCTTTGTGGACATGTACGGGCCCAGTGGGAGCCCCATGAGTACCCTGCCAGCATGGAGCGTATGCAGAGCTGGACACCTGACGAGTGTATCCCTGAGTTTTACACTGATCCCTCTATCTTCTGCTCCATTCACCCTGACATGCCTGACCTGGATGTGCCAGCCTGGTGTGGCTCCAGCCAGGAGTTTGTGGCTGCCCACCGGGTGCTGCTAGAGAGCCGTGAGGTGTCCCAGGACCTGCACCACTGGATCGATCTCACCTTTGGCTACAAACTCCAGGGCAAGGAAGCTGTGAAGGAGAAGAATGTGTGTCTGCATCTGGTGGACGCCCACACACACCTGGCCAACTATGGTGTGGTGCAGCTCTTCGATCAGCCACATCCCCAGCGCCTGGCTGGGACGCCTGCCCTTGCTCCTGAGCCTCCCCTCATCCCTAGGCTGTTGTTCCAGACCATCCAGGAGAGCATAGGCCGAGAGGACTTCCCAGGGCAGCTTACAAATGGGGTGGGCAGGCTGGTTTTGGAGGCCACTCCCTGTGAGGCTGGCTGGGTCAGAGACAGGCCTGTGGCAGGGGAAGATGACTTGGAACAGGGCACAGAAGCTCTGGATTCCATCTCCCTTGCTGGGAAAGCAGGTGACCAGCTgggcccctcctcctgctcctccagtCAAACTTCCTCAGGCCTCCTGTCTTTTTCAGTGGCCTCAGCGACTCGACCAGGCCGCAGGAACAAAGTTGCTGGGGCAGACCCTGGGGAAGGTGAGGAAGGGAAGATTCTTCTTCCAGAGGGCTTCAATCCCGTACAGGCTCTGGAAGAGCTGGAGAAGCTAGGCAACTTTCTGACCAAAGGCCTAGGGGGCCAGTTAGAGGTGCCTGAGCCGCCCCAGGTCCAACCAACTGTGCAGTTGCGGGACTTCTTCCATCGGGACATGCAGGCACTGGGTGTCCTATTGGCTGAGATGGTGTTTGCCACCAGGGTCCGAACACTGCAGCCTGACGTGCCTTTGTGCGGACGCTTCGAGGCTGTTCGGGGGCTCTGCACACGCCATTCCAAGGAGGTCCCCGTGTCTCTGCAGCCCGTGCTGGACATGCTCCTGCAGCTGAGTGGACCTGAAGGCCCTGTGGGAGCCAAGAGGAGCAAGATGGGTCCACTGTTTGAGTATAGGCCTGTCTCCCAGGGATTGCCCCCATCCGGCCCGGCCCAGCTCCTCAGCCCCTTCAGCTCTGTGGTTCCCTTCCCTCCATACTTCCCAGCACTGCACAAGTTCATCCTCATCTACCAGGCAAGGCACGTGGAGGATGAGGCTCAGGGCCGAGAGCTGGTTTTTGCTCTGTGGCAGCAACTGGGTGCAGTGCTGAGTGACATCACGCCTGAGGGCCTGGAGATCCTGCTGCCCTTCGTGCTGTCACTCATGTCTGAGGAGCACACAGCTGTGTATACGGCTTGGTACTTGTTTGAACCTGTTGCCAAGGCACTGGGCCCCAAAAATGCTAATAAGTACTTACTGAAGCCTCTCATTGGTGCCTACGAGAGCCCCTGCAGGCTCCATGGCCGCTTCTACCTGTATACTGATTGCTTTGTGGCCCAGCTGATAGTGCGTCTGGGCCTGCAGGCCTTTCTCATCCACCTGCTGCCCCATGTCCTGCAGGTGCTGGCTGGTGTGGAGGCCTCCCAGGAGGAAAGCAAGGGCCTGGCGGGGGCTGCTGAGGATGAGGAAAGCGAGCTACCAGGGGCCAGGCCCAGCTCCTGTGCCTTTGGGGAGGAGATTCAGATGGATGGGGAGCCTGCTGCTTCCTCGGGTCTAGGGCTCCCAGATTATACGTCTGGCGTCAGCTTCCACGACCAGGCAGACCTCTCTGAGACAGAGGACTTCCAAGCTGGGCTCTATGTGGCTGAGTCTCCACAGCCCCAGGAGCCTGAGGCTGTGAGCCTGGGCCAGCTGAGTGACAAGAGCAGCGCCAGTGAGGCCTCCCTGGGTGAGGAGCGGGCTGCAGATGAGGGGGGTGCCCCTGTGGACAAGAGCAGCCTCAGGTCAGGTGACAGCAGCCAGGACTTGAAGCAAAGTGAAggctcagaggaggaagaggaaggctgTGTGgtgttggaggaggaggaggaagaggaggaggagggagagcaagATGAAGTCACTGGGACATCGGAGCTCACTCTCTCCAACACGGTGCTCTCCATGGATACGGTTGTGACGGGTGATGGCGGGGCGcacggggaggaggaggagccgctGAACGAGCAGTCAGAGGGCCAAGAACAGAAGATCCTCCTTG ATACGGCCTGCAAGATGGTCCGCTGGCTGTCCGCCAAGCTGGGCCCAACCGTGGCCTCTCGCCACGTGGCTCGCAACCTGCTCCGCCTGCTGACATCGTGTTACGTTG GGTCCACGCGGCAGCAGTTCACGGTGAGCAGTGGTGAGAGCCTCCCACTGAGTGCCGGCAATATCTATCAGAAGAGACCAGTCCTGGGTGATATAGTGTCGGGGCCCGTGCTCAGCTGCCTCCTCCACATCGCCCATCTGTACGGGGAGCCCGTCCTCACCTACCAGTACCTGCCCTACATCAGCTACCTG GTGGCCCCAGGTAGCACGTCAGGCCCCAGCCGACTGAACAGCCGTAAGGAGGCCGGGCTGCTGGCAGCGGTGACTCTGACGCAGAAGATCATCGTGTACCTCTCAGACACCACGCTCATGGACATCCTGCCCCGCATCAGCCACGAGGTCTTGCTGCCTGTGCTCAGCTTCCTTACTTCTCTCGTCACAGG GTTCCCAAGTGGAGCCCAGGCCCGGACTGTCCTGTGTATGAAAACCATCAGCCTCATCGCCCTCATCTGCCTGCGCATTGGGCAGGAGATGGTCCAGCAGCACCTGAGCGAGCCCGTGGCCACCTTCTTTCAAGTCTTTTCCCAGCTGCATGAGCTTCGGCACCAA GATCTGAAGGTGGATCCCCTGGGCCGCAGTGAGGGCCAGCTGCCAGAGGTGGTCTTCTCTGATGGGCAGCAGAGGCTGGTGGACCCCACCCTGCTGGATGAGCTGCAGAAGGTGTTCACCTTAGAGATGGCGTACACAATCTACGTGCCCTTCTCCTGCCTGTTGG GTGACATCATCCAGAAAATCATCCCTAACCACGAGCTGGTGGGAGAGCTGGCGGGGCTGTATTTGGAGAGCATCAGCCCGAACAGCTGCAGCCCTGCCAGTGTGGAGCCCACTGTGCCCAGCACTGGCCTTGAGTCAGACCCccagggtgggggctgccccCAGGATGACAGCCACTCGGGGACCTTTGGGAGTGTCCTAGTTGGGAACCGCATTCAGATCCCTGATGACTCTCAGCCTGAGAGCCCTGGCCCACTGGGCCCTATCTCTGGAGTGGGCAGCGGAGGCCTTGGCAGCGAAAGCGAGGACAATGCACTGAAACTGGAGCTGCCGCGGAGCGCCCACGTGCTGAGTGGGAACTGGCTGGCATACTGGCAGTACGAGATTGGTGTGAGCCAGCAGGATGCCCATTTTCACTTCCACCAGATCCGCCTGCAGAGCTTCCCGGGCCACTCGGGGGCTGTCAAGTGTGTGACACCCCTGAGCAGTGAGGACTTCTTCCTGAGTGGCAGCAAGGACCGCACTGTGCGCCTCTGGCCACTCTACAACTCAGGGGATGGCACCAGTGAGACAGCCCCACGTCTCATCTATGCCCAGCACCGCAAGAGTGTCTTTTTCGTGGGCCAGCTTGAGGCCCCGCAGCATGTGGTGAGCTGTGATGGGGCTGTGCACGTCTGGGACCCCTTCACAG GGAAGACCCTTCGCATAGTGGAGCCGTTGGACAGTCGGGTGCCCCTGACCGCTGTGGCCGTCATGCCTTCTCCCCACACCAGCATCACCATGGCCAGTTCTGACTCAACCCTGCGCTTCGTGGACTGCAGGAAGCCTGGCCTGCAG catgAGTTCCGCCTGGGTGGCGGGCTGAACCCTGGCCTCGTCCGCTCCCTGGCTGTTAGTCCCAGTGGCCGCAGTGTTGTGGCCGGCTTCTCCTCAGGCTTCATGGTGCTCCTGGACACCCGTACGGGCCTGGTTCTACGAGGCTGGCCTGCCCATGAGGGGGACATCCTGCAGATCAAG GCAGCGGAGGGCAGTGTCCTGGTCAGTTCCTCCTCGGACCACTCCTTGACTGTCTGGAAGGAGCTGGAGCAGAAGCCCACGCACCACTACAAGTCAGCATCTGATCCCATCCACACCTTCGACCTGTACGGCAGCGAGGTCATCACTGGCACCGTGGCCAACAAGATCGGGGTCTGTTCCCTGCTTGAGCCGCCCTCCCAGGCCACCACCAAGCTCAGCTCTGAGAACTTCCGTGGCACACTCACCAGCCTGTCCTTGCTGCCCACCAAACGCCACCTCCTGCTGGGCTCAGACAATGGGGTCATTCGCCTCCTGGCATAG
- the WDR81 gene encoding WD repeat-containing protein 81 isoform X2: protein MAPGSRGREVTLTSRVEGWSPPPSPDMLDLLQSVERDLNIDARQLAPAPGGNHVVALVPARWLASLRERRPPGPCPRAEGLSEAEVRTLLQRSVHRLPPGWTRVEVHGLRKRRLSYLLSGGLTFEEGPCSPETLNRFMKDVAAQNYRNLWRHAYHTYGQPYSHSPAPSAVPALDSIRQALQRVYGCSFMPVGDTTQCPSYAREGPCPPRASPACPSLLRAEALLESLDMLYVVHPYVQFTLHDVVTFSPAKLTNSQAKVLFILFRVLRAMDACHRHGLACGALSLHHIAVDEKLCSELRLDLSAYEKLEEDENEETPVARDGAGTDCREEGGGGPGCPSCQEELRGLVLDWVHGRISNFHYLMHLNRLAGRRQGDPNYHPVLPWVVDFTIPHGRFRDLRKSKFRLNKGDKQLDFTYEMTRQAFVAGGAGGGEPPHVPHHISDVLSDITYYVYKARRTPQSVLCGHVRAQWEPHEYPASMERMQSWTPDECIPEFYTDPSIFCSIHPDMPDLDVPAWCGSSQEFVAAHRVLLESREVSQDLHHWIDLTFGYKLQGKEAVKEKNVCLHLVDAHTHLANYGVVQLFDQPHPQRLAGTPALAPEPPLIPRLLFQTIQESIGREDFPGQLTNGVGRLVLEATPCEAGWVRDRPVAGEDDLEQGTEALDSISLAGKAGDQLGPSSCSSSQTSSGLLSFSVASATRPGRRNKVAGADPGEGEEGKILLPEGFNPVQALEELEKLGNFLTKGLGGQLEVPEPPQVQPTVQLRDFFHRDMQALGVLLAEMVFATRVRTLQPDVPLCGRFEAVRGLCTRHSKEVPVSLQPVLDMLLQLSGPEGPVGAKRSKMGPLFEYRPVSQGLPPSGPAQLLSPFSSVVPFPPYFPALHKFILIYQARHVEDEAQGRELVFALWQQLGAVLSDITPEGLEILLPFVLSLMSEEHTAVYTAWYLFEPVAKALGPKNANKYLLKPLIGAYESPCRLHGRFYLYTDCFVAQLIVRLGLQAFLIHLLPHVLQVLAGVEASQEESKGLAGAAEDEESELPGARPSSCAFGEEIQMDGEPAASSGLGLPDYTSGVSFHDQADLSETEDFQAGLYVAESPQPQEPEAVSLGQLSDKSSASEASLGEERAADEGGAPVDKSSLRSGDSSQDLKQSEGSEEEEEGCVVLEEEEEEEEEGEQDEVTGTSELTLSNTVLSMDTVVTGDGGAHGEEEEPLNEQSEGQEQKILLDTACKMVRWLSAKLGPTVASRHVARNLLRLLTSCYVGSTRQQFTVSSGESLPLSAGNIYQKRPVLGDIVSGPVLSCLLHIAHLYGEPVLTYQYLPYISYLVAPGSTSGPSRLNSRKEAGLLAAVTLTQKIIVYLSDTTLMDILPRISHEVLLPVLSFLTSLVTGFPSGAQARTVLCMKTISLIALICLRIGQEMVQQHLSEPVATFFQVFSQLHELRHQDLKVDPLGRSEGQLPEVVFSDGQQRLVDPTLLDELQKVFTLEMAYTIYVPFSCLLGDIIQKIIPNHELVGELAGLYLESISPNSCSPASVEPTVPSTGLESDPQGGGCPQDDSHSGTFGSVLVGNRIQIPDDSQPESPGPLGPISGVGSGGLGSESEDNALKLELPRSAHVLSGNWLAYWQYEIGVSQQDAHFHFHQIRLQSFPGHSGAVKCVTPLSSEDFFLSGSKDRTVRLWPLYNSGDGTSETAPRLIYAQHRKSVFFVGQLEAPQHVVSCDGAVHVWDPFTGEGPREDPSHSGAVGQSGAPDRCGRHAFSPHQHHHGQF from the exons ATGGCCCCGGGAAGCAGGGGACGGGAAGTCACTCTTACCTCCAGGGTCGAGGGCTGGTCCCCGCCCCCAAGCCCTGACATGTTGGACCTGCTCCAGAGCGTGGAAAGGGACTTGAACATCGATGCCCGGCAACTGGCTCCAGCCCCCGGGGGTAACCACGTGGTGGCCCTAGTGCCGGCGCGCTGGCTGGCCAGCCTCCGCGAGCGCCGGCCCCCCGGGCCCTGCCCCCGAGCAGAGGGCCTGAGTGAAGCGGAAGTGAGGACTCTTCTGCAACGATCCGTGCACAGGCTGCCTCCAGGCTGGACGCGAGTAGAGGTGCACGGACTGCGGAAAAGGAGGCTGTCCTACCTGCTGAGCGGCGGCCTGACCTTTGAAGAGGGGCCCTGCAGCCCTGAGACCCTCAATCGCTTCATGAAGGATGTGGCTGCCCAAAATTATCGCAACCTGTGGCGCCATGCATATCACACTTATGGGCAGCCCTATAGTCATAGCCCTGCCCCCTCAGCTGTCCCTGCCCTGGACTCAATAAGACAGGCTCTGCAGAGGGTCTATGGCTGCTCTTTCATGCCAGTGGGTGACACTACCCAATGCCCATCATATGCCAGAGAGGGCCCCTGTCCTCCGCGGGCCAGCCCGGCCTGCCCCAGTCTTTTGAGAGCTGAGGCCCTGCTGGAGTCGCTGGACATGCTGTATGTGGTGCACCCGTATGTGCAGTTCACCCTGCATGATGTGGTCACCTTCAGCCCTGCCAAGCTGACCAACAGCCAAGCCAAGGTGCTCTTCATTCTCTTCCGTGTGTTAAGGGCCATGGATGCCTGTCACCGCCATGGACTGGCCTGTGGGGCCCTATCTTTGCACCACATCGCTGTGGATGAGAAACTTTGCAGTGAGCTCCGGCTGGATTTGAGTGCTTATGAGAAGCTAGAGGAGGATGAGAACGAGGAGACCCCTGTAGCAAGGGACGGGGCAGGCACTGactgcagagaggagggaggaggaggacctGGGTGTCCTTCCTGCCAAGAGGAACTTAGGGGCCTTGTGCTAGACTGGGTCCATGGCCGAATCAGCAACTTCCACTACCTCATGCACCTGAATCGGTTGGCGGGTCGGCGGCAGGGGGATCCCAACTACCACCCAGTATTGCCCTGGGTGGTGGACTTCACCATACCCCATGGGCGCTTCCGAGACCTGCGCAAGTCCAAGTTCCGCCTCAACAAGGGGGATAAGCAGCTGGACTTCACATATGAGATGACGCGGCAGGCGTTTGTAGCAGGTGGTGCGGGTGGCGGGGAGCCACCTCATGTTCCTCATCACATCTCAGATGTGCTGTCTGACATCACATACTATGTGTATAAGGCTCGGCGCACACCCCAGTCAGTGCTTTGTGGACATGTACGGGCCCAGTGGGAGCCCCATGAGTACCCTGCCAGCATGGAGCGTATGCAGAGCTGGACACCTGACGAGTGTATCCCTGAGTTTTACACTGATCCCTCTATCTTCTGCTCCATTCACCCTGACATGCCTGACCTGGATGTGCCAGCCTGGTGTGGCTCCAGCCAGGAGTTTGTGGCTGCCCACCGGGTGCTGCTAGAGAGCCGTGAGGTGTCCCAGGACCTGCACCACTGGATCGATCTCACCTTTGGCTACAAACTCCAGGGCAAGGAAGCTGTGAAGGAGAAGAATGTGTGTCTGCATCTGGTGGACGCCCACACACACCTGGCCAACTATGGTGTGGTGCAGCTCTTCGATCAGCCACATCCCCAGCGCCTGGCTGGGACGCCTGCCCTTGCTCCTGAGCCTCCCCTCATCCCTAGGCTGTTGTTCCAGACCATCCAGGAGAGCATAGGCCGAGAGGACTTCCCAGGGCAGCTTACAAATGGGGTGGGCAGGCTGGTTTTGGAGGCCACTCCCTGTGAGGCTGGCTGGGTCAGAGACAGGCCTGTGGCAGGGGAAGATGACTTGGAACAGGGCACAGAAGCTCTGGATTCCATCTCCCTTGCTGGGAAAGCAGGTGACCAGCTgggcccctcctcctgctcctccagtCAAACTTCCTCAGGCCTCCTGTCTTTTTCAGTGGCCTCAGCGACTCGACCAGGCCGCAGGAACAAAGTTGCTGGGGCAGACCCTGGGGAAGGTGAGGAAGGGAAGATTCTTCTTCCAGAGGGCTTCAATCCCGTACAGGCTCTGGAAGAGCTGGAGAAGCTAGGCAACTTTCTGACCAAAGGCCTAGGGGGCCAGTTAGAGGTGCCTGAGCCGCCCCAGGTCCAACCAACTGTGCAGTTGCGGGACTTCTTCCATCGGGACATGCAGGCACTGGGTGTCCTATTGGCTGAGATGGTGTTTGCCACCAGGGTCCGAACACTGCAGCCTGACGTGCCTTTGTGCGGACGCTTCGAGGCTGTTCGGGGGCTCTGCACACGCCATTCCAAGGAGGTCCCCGTGTCTCTGCAGCCCGTGCTGGACATGCTCCTGCAGCTGAGTGGACCTGAAGGCCCTGTGGGAGCCAAGAGGAGCAAGATGGGTCCACTGTTTGAGTATAGGCCTGTCTCCCAGGGATTGCCCCCATCCGGCCCGGCCCAGCTCCTCAGCCCCTTCAGCTCTGTGGTTCCCTTCCCTCCATACTTCCCAGCACTGCACAAGTTCATCCTCATCTACCAGGCAAGGCACGTGGAGGATGAGGCTCAGGGCCGAGAGCTGGTTTTTGCTCTGTGGCAGCAACTGGGTGCAGTGCTGAGTGACATCACGCCTGAGGGCCTGGAGATCCTGCTGCCCTTCGTGCTGTCACTCATGTCTGAGGAGCACACAGCTGTGTATACGGCTTGGTACTTGTTTGAACCTGTTGCCAAGGCACTGGGCCCCAAAAATGCTAATAAGTACTTACTGAAGCCTCTCATTGGTGCCTACGAGAGCCCCTGCAGGCTCCATGGCCGCTTCTACCTGTATACTGATTGCTTTGTGGCCCAGCTGATAGTGCGTCTGGGCCTGCAGGCCTTTCTCATCCACCTGCTGCCCCATGTCCTGCAGGTGCTGGCTGGTGTGGAGGCCTCCCAGGAGGAAAGCAAGGGCCTGGCGGGGGCTGCTGAGGATGAGGAAAGCGAGCTACCAGGGGCCAGGCCCAGCTCCTGTGCCTTTGGGGAGGAGATTCAGATGGATGGGGAGCCTGCTGCTTCCTCGGGTCTAGGGCTCCCAGATTATACGTCTGGCGTCAGCTTCCACGACCAGGCAGACCTCTCTGAGACAGAGGACTTCCAAGCTGGGCTCTATGTGGCTGAGTCTCCACAGCCCCAGGAGCCTGAGGCTGTGAGCCTGGGCCAGCTGAGTGACAAGAGCAGCGCCAGTGAGGCCTCCCTGGGTGAGGAGCGGGCTGCAGATGAGGGGGGTGCCCCTGTGGACAAGAGCAGCCTCAGGTCAGGTGACAGCAGCCAGGACTTGAAGCAAAGTGAAggctcagaggaggaagaggaaggctgTGTGgtgttggaggaggaggaggaagaggaggaggagggagagcaagATGAAGTCACTGGGACATCGGAGCTCACTCTCTCCAACACGGTGCTCTCCATGGATACGGTTGTGACGGGTGATGGCGGGGCGcacggggaggaggaggagccgctGAACGAGCAGTCAGAGGGCCAAGAACAGAAGATCCTCCTTG ATACGGCCTGCAAGATGGTCCGCTGGCTGTCCGCCAAGCTGGGCCCAACCGTGGCCTCTCGCCACGTGGCTCGCAACCTGCTCCGCCTGCTGACATCGTGTTACGTTG GGTCCACGCGGCAGCAGTTCACGGTGAGCAGTGGTGAGAGCCTCCCACTGAGTGCCGGCAATATCTATCAGAAGAGACCAGTCCTGGGTGATATAGTGTCGGGGCCCGTGCTCAGCTGCCTCCTCCACATCGCCCATCTGTACGGGGAGCCCGTCCTCACCTACCAGTACCTGCCCTACATCAGCTACCTG GTGGCCCCAGGTAGCACGTCAGGCCCCAGCCGACTGAACAGCCGTAAGGAGGCCGGGCTGCTGGCAGCGGTGACTCTGACGCAGAAGATCATCGTGTACCTCTCAGACACCACGCTCATGGACATCCTGCCCCGCATCAGCCACGAGGTCTTGCTGCCTGTGCTCAGCTTCCTTACTTCTCTCGTCACAGG GTTCCCAAGTGGAGCCCAGGCCCGGACTGTCCTGTGTATGAAAACCATCAGCCTCATCGCCCTCATCTGCCTGCGCATTGGGCAGGAGATGGTCCAGCAGCACCTGAGCGAGCCCGTGGCCACCTTCTTTCAAGTCTTTTCCCAGCTGCATGAGCTTCGGCACCAA GATCTGAAGGTGGATCCCCTGGGCCGCAGTGAGGGCCAGCTGCCAGAGGTGGTCTTCTCTGATGGGCAGCAGAGGCTGGTGGACCCCACCCTGCTGGATGAGCTGCAGAAGGTGTTCACCTTAGAGATGGCGTACACAATCTACGTGCCCTTCTCCTGCCTGTTGG GTGACATCATCCAGAAAATCATCCCTAACCACGAGCTGGTGGGAGAGCTGGCGGGGCTGTATTTGGAGAGCATCAGCCCGAACAGCTGCAGCCCTGCCAGTGTGGAGCCCACTGTGCCCAGCACTGGCCTTGAGTCAGACCCccagggtgggggctgccccCAGGATGACAGCCACTCGGGGACCTTTGGGAGTGTCCTAGTTGGGAACCGCATTCAGATCCCTGATGACTCTCAGCCTGAGAGCCCTGGCCCACTGGGCCCTATCTCTGGAGTGGGCAGCGGAGGCCTTGGCAGCGAAAGCGAGGACAATGCACTGAAACTGGAGCTGCCGCGGAGCGCCCACGTGCTGAGTGGGAACTGGCTGGCATACTGGCAGTACGAGATTGGTGTGAGCCAGCAGGATGCCCATTTTCACTTCCACCAGATCCGCCTGCAGAGCTTCCCGGGCCACTCGGGGGCTGTCAAGTGTGTGACACCCCTGAGCAGTGAGGACTTCTTCCTGAGTGGCAGCAAGGACCGCACTGTGCGCCTCTGGCCACTCTACAACTCAGGGGATGGCACCAGTGAGACAGCCCCACGTCTCATCTATGCCCAGCACCGCAAGAGTGTCTTTTTCGTGGGCCAGCTTGAGGCCCCGCAGCATGTGGTGAGCTGTGATGGGGCTGTGCACGTCTGGGACCCCTTCACAGGTGAGGGGCCCAG GGAAGACCCTTCGCATAGTGGAGCCGTTGGACAGTCGGGTGCCCCTGACCGCTGTGGCCGTCATGCCTTCTCCCCACACCAGCATCACCATGGCCAGTTCTGA